The sequence below is a genomic window from Neodiprion pinetum isolate iyNeoPine1 chromosome 7, iyNeoPine1.2, whole genome shotgun sequence.
ttttggaaTATAGAGGAATTGGAGTTCGAAAAaagattttcgaatttgcaaaaAGACATGATTTTTTGGAAGTATCACTTCTTATGTCCCCTTTGACCACGCAAAATGCCCTCTTCATTCCTagaaatatatgaaaatttaaattttcagtttatccAAATTCTCATCTTTTTCACGCATATAATTAACGTAATTGTTTGAAAGTCACTAAATTACACAATAATGCGTTTTATCTCGCCCTTAGAGACTCTAATTTTATACATAACAAAACGCGTAACTTACACActtattttcttcttataGAAAGCTTTGTTGGAGTGCGAATCAGAATGGTCTACTAACAAAAAAGTCATCGATCTCAGCACAAAAAATGTTAGAAGGTCCATACCAAAAGGCTTACCTTATTTCGCAGTGGATTTTGGTATGGAAGGAGGTTTCGCGCACGTAATTGAGGATGAAAATATGTTCCCTAAGAACTTTGCACAGGTAAAAATGACCGATATCATAATAAGAGGTTTTCTGTTCCTGAAATaggatttcaaaaatcaagTCAAATTCCAGAGTGCCGTACTCAATTTTTTCGCGACTTTCATTTGACCATTACGTTTTACTGTACTTAGGAAATCATTGGAGGCATGTTGGACTTGGATCGCAACTCGTGGCGGAAACCGAAGCgcgaaaattttgatcaaCAGAGGTCAAAAGTGATAGAATTCGctaaaatgtggaaaaagtATGACTTTACTGTCGGCGATGATTCAAACTGATTTTACTCGTACAAAACCACTTGAAGGGTTAAAATGTacagtaaacaaaaaaaaaaaatttcaaaagaacattacataataattttatgtacATAGTTACTTTACGTGAATAGTGAATACCTTTTAAAATGAGCATTGTAAAAAGGAAGTAAGACTTGATTAAAGAttgatgaatatttatcaGTGACGAAATTATTGTAGatgtagaatgaaaaattgtatgtGAAAGGTTGATGTTAAAATTAGGAGacaatttatttagaaaactTTACATAAATTTGGCTAATACATACATTCATTTTCCTTTCCGATGTTCAAGCCTAGGTCTACCTTTTTTTGCTGCTGGTTTGTCCTTTCCTTTGTTTAAAAGTGGATGAGTTTCTGTAAAAAAACATTATACTCCTGTACTATTGAATGACAACGCGAATGTATTAGGTATGATATTTttgtcaaaacaaaatgataaaatcgttgaaagtgGATCAAAAGTGATAAAAGCCATTTTGAAACTACAACAATAACTCATAAGTGTTTCCTTCTATTCTATAAAAACAATTCTTGGAATACTGTTAGGCCGAAATGTATTCATTTCTTGTAAAATCTTGAAAACAAACCATCGGTTGGTGCCCCTTGCAGATTGATATCATGGGAGCGATGTTTTTTTACTGGAGGTTCTTGAGGTGTGGATTGTGTGTCTTCTGACTCTTCAACATCGGGTGAAATTGGCAAAAATTGAAGTGACCCAATGTTTTCAGTTTCTTCGTCAGAACTACAAAATGCAGCCACCCTGTCAATTGCAGCTACGTCAACTTCGATTTCTTCATCTTGCGCCTCTTCCCCTTGGACCACAGACTTGTCTTCGTCACTCAAATCAAACTCACTTTCTCTTTCCTCgtattcaacattttcatcTAGCTCTTTGAAATCAGGAGCAAATGCTgaccaattttcaacctgGTTTTGAGCCCAAATAGAAACCACTCCAGATGATATTGAAGCAATTATTGGTCTCACCGGATGCCActagtgaaaataattttgacataaaattattgacaGCAATATAGCAATATAGTTTATAATGGATtagtaatgaaaatttgtttattatacaAGTTCgtaggaaaaaatttgatgatgGTCATTGTTTGATAGAGAAAAACCAGTAAAATATAAAGAGGGATTTTTTGATGATAAAAGCAGTTACTGAattttacgtgaaaaaaaatgctccAGTCCGGGATTGCAGAGCTGAAAATTGGTTCAGATTGACGTGTTCTTACCACAACATCAAGCAGAAGCTCTCCTTTGGTTCcatgtaatatttttactaaatttccAATACTTTTTTCCCAGATGTAGAGAGCATGTTGTCTTGCAGAACCAGCACAAACATATTCACCGTCTCCTGAAAAGCAACACTTCTTCCACATTGTTTTGTTGACCAAATCTTGTAATTTTTGGATAGGTTCCGGCTCCCCATCCTTGCCACAGGCCAGAACTTCCGTACTATCGTAAACTCTTATAACTCTGTCCGAAGTATTGACAAGATAACAGTCTCCTCGTCTAGCAAACTCTATACTTTTTACAGCTGTATTACTGGCTGTGCCTTGAGATATTTTGTAAGAGGCTTTAACAGCTAGACTTTCTGAGTTTAGAACTAGTATTCTTCCTCTAGCATTACCAGTAAATATGTAATCTCCTCGCCTGTTAAATGATGCTACTATATTCAAGTCACTCTGTAAAATAAACAAGGTAAACGGTTAATTAAGGTTTCTTGCTGtcgatttgatttaaaaaattataaatcagGGCCTCATATGATATTGATATAGCTTTGATATTTCACAGAAAAAGAGGGgaaacttttataaaattgtaaaaaaaaataaaataaagtaaaatcacttttatttatcatttgcaTTTTCAGACCAAAAGAAGGTGAgtcaaaaattctttcgaatcaatttttacacaatgGTACTACGTATTTCCCAGCAAAATTTTCAGTCttttgatatgaaaaaaaatgtgcaaagTAGTTCAAAGCAGTTTTTCTAAGAAGTCTATCAACGGATCAATAATCGTAAGAACGCTGCTGGACTATTAGGCAACATGAGCtgttcggatggaaaaaaatgaacaaataaaaacggaaccattaaaaaaatttgccaaagTCTCCACTCAAGGGAGTTGATTTACTTTCATTTAAGCCCTTAGAATATTAGAAACTTTTCATGAACATTTTACTAAGCTTATCAATGAATGGGCCAATAACCTTTAAATTACAGCTCTCATCTCATATGTCACATCAAAAATTAAAGACTGCTGATATGAGCATGACTAAATGTCAATCGTGACAGTTATTTGAGTTTCGTTTCCAGCTCTGATAAAGAGTGTAAATACATACATCTTCCTCGAGAGGTATGACCCTGTGTGTGCCTTCGATTTTTACCAAAACAGCAGCATGTCTCATGGGACAAACCAGAAATTTGTTAGCATTTCTTGGGTGAAATTGAACCTTTAATATAGGTGACGGAAATCTATATTTTTGGTCACATTCTCCTGAGAGAACATCCCAGATGCAAACATTGTTGTCTGTAGAAGCACTGAGGAGCTTATGTCCATTTCTTGACCAGCTGTGCAGacataatataaaattaaaaaatacggcAAGTAAGTATAAATGAAAGACGAAGGCAGGTAAATATTAGATGCGatgtataacatatatataattgtaatgttatttcataatatatttttcacagtcTTTAGCAAACTGTttcaagaattaaaaaatctatgAACTTTGCCCATTTTCCAAAGCCATTCTGTCTTGCCAATTTTGTTTAcaagttaatttttcattaatacaTCAGTTCTGCTTTATGATTAAATACAAATTCCATAATTACTGTAT
It includes:
- the Rbbp5 gene encoding retinoblastoma-binding protein 5 homolog; amino-acid sequence: MNLELLESFGQNYPEEFDGTLDCISLAVTCAFNKRGTLLAVGCNDGRIVIWDFLTRGIAKIISAHVHPVCSISWSRNGHKLLSASTDNNVCIWDVLSGECDQKYRFPSPILKVQFHPRNANKFLVCPMRHAAVLVKIEGTHRVIPLEEDSDLNIVASFNRRGDYIFTGNARGRILVLNSESLAVKASYKISQGTASNTAVKSIEFARRGDCYLVNTSDRVIRVYDSTEVLACGKDGEPEPIQKLQDLVNKTMWKKCCFSGDGEYVCAGSARQHALYIWEKSIGNLVKILHGTKGELLLDVVWHPVRPIIASISSGVVSIWAQNQVENWSAFAPDFKELDENVEYEERESEFDLSDEDKSVVQGEEAQDEEIEVDVAAIDRVAAFCSSDEETENIGSLQFLPISPDVEESEDTQSTPQEPPVKKHRSHDINLQGAPTDETHPLLNKGKDKPAAKKGRPRLEHRKGK